One Paenibacillus riograndensis SBR5 DNA segment encodes these proteins:
- a CDS encoding glycoside hydrolase family 65 protein, translating into MKQYLKIDEWSIIEESFDPQTQEISESVFSIGNGYMGGRANFEEQYSGHSLQGSYMAGVYYPDKTRVGWWKNGYPEYFAKVLNSTNWIGINIDIDGTPLDLAACTVTDFRRELNMKEGTLSRSFTAVTADGKEVRVDSLRIVSMARREIGAIRYSVSPVNFAGELTITPYLDGDIKNKDANYDEKFWNEVEKKSGPDGGHLTLKTKKLDFHVTSAYLFDILLNGEKLTREAVTLEEEKYVASRVSFPVKSGDQVVIYKYAANVTSRNHGLGQLVEAAETALHSAREAGFAALLTEQAEAWKDKWKESDIIIEGDVSAQQAIRFNIFQLNQTYTGEDDRLNIGPKGFTGEKYGGSTYWDTEAYCVPFYLSTADSSIARNLLIYRYKHLEKAKENARKLGFKKGALYPMVTMNGEECHNEWEITFEEIHRNGAIAYAIYNYVNYTGDQAYLGQYGLEVLVEISRFWEERVHYVPHKDKYVMLGVTGPNEYENNVNNNWYTNRMASWTMEYTLEALAYLQENEAARYAELVDKLELAEDETAKWNDIIAKMYYAADEELGIFLQQDGFLDKEIIQVKDVLPENLPLNQKWSWDRILRSCFIKQADVLQGLYFLGDRYDLETKKRNFDFYEPITVHESSLSPCIHAILACELGYKEKAYEMYLRTSRLDLDNYNNDTEDGCHTTSMAGTWMSIVHGFGGLRVQADRLILNPSNPGHWTAYSFKIMFRGSRLKVSVTDVQVTVVNETDIPASITIYGKDYTVNGLSSVTAEGSSVTV; encoded by the coding sequence ATGAAACAATATTTAAAAATCGACGAATGGTCCATTATCGAAGAATCCTTTGATCCGCAGACCCAGGAAATTTCCGAAAGTGTCTTTAGCATTGGCAACGGGTATATGGGCGGACGCGCCAACTTTGAAGAGCAGTACAGCGGGCACAGCCTGCAGGGCAGCTATATGGCCGGCGTCTACTACCCCGACAAAACACGGGTGGGCTGGTGGAAAAACGGCTATCCGGAGTATTTTGCCAAGGTGCTGAACAGCACGAACTGGATCGGCATCAACATTGATATTGACGGCACACCGCTGGATCTGGCGGCCTGCACCGTCACTGACTTCCGCCGGGAGCTTAACATGAAGGAAGGCACATTGTCCCGCAGCTTCACCGCAGTTACGGCTGACGGCAAGGAAGTCCGGGTCGACAGCCTCCGTATTGTCAGCATGGCCCGCCGTGAGATTGGCGCCATCCGGTACTCGGTCAGCCCGGTTAATTTTGCCGGTGAGCTAACCATTACCCCTTACCTGGACGGCGACATCAAGAACAAAGACGCCAACTACGACGAGAAGTTCTGGAATGAAGTGGAGAAAAAAAGCGGGCCGGATGGCGGACATCTGACACTGAAGACCAAAAAACTTGATTTTCACGTCACCTCTGCCTATCTCTTCGACATCCTCCTGAATGGTGAAAAGCTGACCCGTGAAGCCGTTACCCTCGAGGAAGAGAAATATGTAGCCAGCAGAGTAAGCTTCCCGGTAAAATCCGGCGATCAGGTGGTTATCTATAAGTATGCTGCCAATGTCACCTCCCGCAATCACGGGCTGGGCCAGCTGGTTGAAGCAGCAGAAACCGCATTGCACAGCGCGCGGGAAGCCGGTTTTGCGGCGCTTTTGACCGAACAGGCTGAGGCCTGGAAGGATAAGTGGAAGGAAAGCGATATTATCATTGAAGGCGATGTATCCGCGCAGCAGGCGATCCGGTTCAATATTTTCCAGCTCAATCAGACCTATACCGGCGAAGACGACCGGCTGAACATTGGACCTAAGGGCTTCACCGGGGAAAAATACGGCGGCAGCACCTATTGGGATACTGAAGCTTATTGTGTGCCATTCTACTTAAGTACTGCCGATTCTTCGATTGCCCGCAACCTGCTGATCTACCGTTACAAACATCTGGAGAAGGCAAAGGAAAACGCCCGCAAGCTCGGCTTCAAAAAAGGCGCGCTGTATCCAATGGTAACGATGAACGGCGAGGAGTGCCACAACGAGTGGGAGATTACATTCGAAGAGATCCACCGCAACGGCGCCATTGCTTATGCAATCTATAACTATGTGAATTACACCGGAGACCAAGCCTATCTTGGCCAATACGGCCTGGAGGTGCTGGTGGAAATCTCCCGCTTCTGGGAGGAACGCGTGCACTACGTGCCGCACAAGGACAAATATGTAATGCTCGGCGTCACCGGCCCGAACGAATACGAGAACAACGTCAACAACAACTGGTATACGAACCGTATGGCGTCCTGGACGATGGAATACACCCTGGAAGCGCTGGCGTATCTGCAGGAGAATGAAGCCGCCCGTTATGCGGAGCTTGTCGACAAGCTGGAGCTGGCAGAGGATGAAACCGCAAAGTGGAACGACATTATCGCCAAAATGTACTATGCAGCCGATGAGGAACTCGGCATCTTCCTGCAGCAGGACGGCTTCCTCGACAAGGAGATCATCCAGGTCAAGGATGTGCTGCCGGAGAACCTTCCGCTGAACCAAAAATGGTCCTGGGACCGCATTCTGCGCTCCTGCTTCATCAAACAGGCCGATGTGCTGCAGGGACTCTATTTCCTCGGCGACCGTTATGACCTGGAGACCAAAAAGCGGAATTTCGACTTTTATGAGCCGATTACCGTCCATGAATCCTCCCTCTCCCCTTGCATCCATGCAATTCTCGCCTGTGAGCTGGGATACAAGGAAAAGGCGTATGAAATGTACCTGCGCACATCGAGACTGGATCTCGACAATTACAACAACGATACGGAAGACGGCTGCCATACCACCAGCATGGCCGGAACCTGGATGTCGATCGTGCATGGCTTTGGCGGACTGCGGGTGCAGGCTGACCGGCTGATCCTGAATCCTTCCAATCCGGGCCACTGGACAGCTTATTCGTTCAAAATCATGTTCCGCGGCTCCCGCCTGAAGGTGAGTGTAACCGATGTGCAGGTTACAGTGGTCAATGAAACGGATATTCCGGCGTCCATCACGATTTACGGCAAGGACTATACGGTGAACGGGCTGAGCAGCGTTACTGCAGAAGGCTCATCCGTTACGGTGTAA
- a CDS encoding LacI family DNA-binding transcriptional regulator, producing the protein MTVTIKDVAKKAGVSPSTVSRVLSGHPRISLETSRKVKEIMEEMGYTPNMMAKSLVSKTTNSICIILPKPAEELFSNLFFMELIRGIVTQSSRSGYDVLISSGANEKEELESVSRLLKGRRVDGVILLYSRKDDAVIDFLESGGYPFVLVGRSDRYEDILSVDNDNIMASFDATNHLISMGHERIGFVSGPPNLIVSRDRLEGYRKAMANSGLEMRAEWIVEGEFLQDSGYRAMSFFMNLPNRPTALVAVDDMVSFGVLRGLNELNYKVPEDLAIVSFNNIPLSELSSPPISSIDIGIYHLGYTASQVLIQSIQKPDNHDGYTNRFVIPHRLIVRESSMHSPVKK; encoded by the coding sequence ATGACAGTTACCATCAAGGATGTGGCTAAGAAAGCGGGAGTATCTCCCTCCACTGTATCCCGGGTGTTGTCAGGTCATCCCAGAATTAGCCTAGAAACTTCCCGTAAAGTCAAAGAGATCATGGAGGAAATGGGCTACACTCCGAATATGATGGCCAAAAGCCTGGTTTCGAAGACCACGAACAGCATTTGCATCATTCTACCGAAGCCGGCTGAAGAGCTGTTCTCCAATTTATTTTTTATGGAATTAATCCGCGGGATCGTTACACAGTCCAGCCGTTCCGGCTATGATGTGCTGATCAGCTCCGGCGCGAACGAGAAGGAAGAGCTGGAATCTGTATCGCGGCTGCTCAAGGGGCGCCGTGTGGACGGGGTTATTCTGCTGTATTCGCGCAAGGATGATGCCGTGATTGATTTTCTGGAATCAGGTGGCTATCCCTTTGTTCTGGTAGGGCGAAGTGACCGCTATGAGGATATTTTATCGGTGGATAATGATAATATCATGGCTTCTTTCGATGCTACCAACCACTTGATTTCCATGGGGCATGAACGCATTGGCTTCGTAAGCGGGCCGCCTAATCTCATCGTTTCACGCGACCGGCTGGAAGGCTACCGCAAAGCGATGGCAAACAGCGGACTGGAAATGCGGGCAGAATGGATTGTCGAAGGCGAGTTTCTGCAGGATAGCGGCTACAGGGCGATGTCTTTTTTCATGAATCTCCCGAACCGTCCCACAGCACTCGTTGCAGTCGATGATATGGTTTCATTCGGTGTACTGAGAGGGCTTAATGAGCTGAACTACAAAGTTCCCGAGGATCTGGCAATCGTCAGCTTTAACAACATTCCATTGTCGGAATTGTCCAGCCCACCGATCAGCAGTATCGATATCGGCATTTATCATCTTGGCTACACAGCTTCCCAGGTGCTGATCCAGAGTATCCAGAAGCCGGATAACCATGACGGATACACGAACCGGTTCGTGATTCCCCACCGTTTGATCGTCAGAGAGTCATCCATGCACTCACCCGTGAAAAAATGA
- the pgmB gene encoding beta-phosphoglucomutase: protein MSEIKACLFDLDGVLVDTAKYHYIAWRELAEQLGFVFTEKDNERLKGVSRTASLNILLEIGGLTLDETRKAELAEQKNNRYVEYIAKMDSSEILPGALDFLKECRAQGIKTALGSASKNAMLILNNTGLTPYFDAIIDGTHTSAAKPDPEVFLLGARATYTEPGQCVVFEDAEAGITAAIRAGMRSVGIGSPETLGAANLVVPSLAHISVAALRESFAGV, encoded by the coding sequence ATGTCAGAAATCAAAGCCTGTTTGTTCGATCTGGACGGCGTACTCGTCGACACCGCCAAATATCATTACATCGCCTGGAGAGAGCTGGCGGAGCAGCTTGGCTTCGTCTTCACTGAGAAAGACAATGAACGGCTCAAAGGTGTCAGCCGGACCGCTTCGTTGAACATTCTGCTGGAAATCGGCGGACTAACCCTAGACGAAACCCGCAAGGCCGAACTAGCCGAGCAGAAAAACAACCGGTACGTCGAATACATCGCCAAGATGGACAGCTCGGAAATTTTGCCGGGTGCACTGGATTTTCTCAAGGAATGCCGTGCCCAAGGCATAAAAACGGCTCTCGGCTCGGCGAGCAAAAATGCAATGCTGATCCTGAACAACACCGGCCTCACCCCTTATTTCGATGCTATCATCGACGGTACGCATACCAGCGCCGCCAAGCCCGATCCCGAGGTTTTCCTCCTTGGAGCCAGAGCAACCTACACTGAACCCGGGCAATGCGTCGTCTTCGAGGATGCGGAAGCCGGCATCACCGCCGCCATCCGCGCCGGCATGCGCAGCGTAGGAATTGGCTCGCCCGAGACACTCGGAGCCGCCAACCTTGTTGTCCCTTCGCTGGCACACATCAGCGTTGCAGCCCTCAGGGAATCATTTGCAGGCGTTTGA
- a CDS encoding glycoside hydrolase family 13 protein — translation MNRTFWKEAVVYQIYPRSFQDSNGDGIGDLQGIISRLDYLHKLGVDVVWLSPVYKSPNDDNGYDISDYEDIMDEFGTLDDWEELLDGLHARGIKLMMDLVINHSSDEHAWFVESRSSKDNPYRDYYIWRPGGPDGELPNNWSSIFSGPAWELDEKTGEYYLHLFSRKQPDLNWENPELREALYKMMAFWLDKGVDGLRMDVINMISKVEGLPSAHYEGLAPGELAGGGEYYMNGPRVHEYLQEMNRKVLSKYNVMTVGETPGATVEDAILYTAEDRNELQMVFQFEHMDVDSGPGGKWNVTPWNLTKLRDILHKWQVGLADRGWNSLYLNNHDQPRMVSRFGNDREYRVISAKMLATLLHTLKGTPYIYQGEEIGMTNVQFPQLEDYKDIEIHNMYKEKVTVGGGDHEAILKAIHIKGRDNARTPMQWDSSPNAGFTEGTPWLKLNPRYEEINVEQALADPDSVFYYYQKLIRLRKNHPVMVYGDYELLLPEHEYIYAYTRTLEGERWLILLNFCDTPQTVDLLEELNAVTETIISNYPEEQPAMDRETLRPYEARVCRLGG, via the coding sequence ATGAACAGAACCTTTTGGAAAGAAGCCGTAGTCTATCAGATCTATCCACGCAGCTTCCAGGACAGCAACGGAGACGGGATCGGGGATTTGCAGGGGATTATCTCCCGGCTCGATTATCTGCACAAGCTGGGGGTCGATGTCGTCTGGCTGTCGCCGGTCTACAAATCTCCAAATGACGACAATGGTTATGATATCAGTGATTATGAGGATATTATGGATGAATTCGGCACCCTTGACGACTGGGAGGAACTGCTGGACGGGCTGCATGCACGCGGCATCAAGCTGATGATGGACCTTGTCATCAACCATTCCTCGGATGAGCACGCCTGGTTCGTGGAATCCCGTTCCTCCAAGGATAATCCGTACCGGGATTATTACATCTGGCGGCCCGGCGGTCCGGATGGCGAATTGCCGAACAATTGGAGCTCCATCTTCAGCGGGCCGGCCTGGGAACTGGATGAAAAAACAGGCGAATATTATCTGCACCTCTTCTCACGCAAGCAGCCGGACCTCAACTGGGAGAATCCGGAGCTGCGTGAGGCGCTGTACAAGATGATGGCTTTTTGGCTGGACAAAGGGGTAGACGGGCTGCGGATGGACGTCATCAATATGATTTCCAAGGTGGAAGGCCTGCCTTCCGCCCATTATGAGGGCCTTGCTCCCGGCGAACTGGCCGGCGGCGGAGAATATTATATGAACGGCCCGCGTGTCCACGAATATTTGCAGGAAATGAACCGGAAGGTTCTCTCCAAATATAATGTAATGACCGTTGGCGAGACGCCGGGTGCTACGGTAGAAGACGCCATCCTGTATACCGCCGAAGACCGGAATGAGCTGCAGATGGTCTTTCAATTCGAGCATATGGATGTGGACTCCGGCCCCGGCGGCAAATGGAATGTCACCCCCTGGAACTTGACCAAGCTGCGCGATATCCTGCATAAATGGCAGGTAGGTCTGGCGGACCGCGGCTGGAACAGCCTGTACCTGAACAACCATGACCAGCCCCGGATGGTCTCCAGATTCGGCAATGACCGGGAATACCGCGTGATTTCGGCCAAAATGCTTGCTACCCTGCTGCACACGCTGAAAGGCACGCCCTACATCTATCAAGGCGAGGAAATCGGTATGACGAACGTGCAGTTCCCGCAGCTTGAAGATTACAAGGACATTGAAATCCATAATATGTACAAGGAAAAGGTGACGGTGGGCGGCGGTGATCATGAAGCCATCCTGAAGGCGATCCATATCAAAGGCCGGGACAATGCCCGCACACCGATGCAGTGGGACTCCTCCCCCAATGCCGGATTTACCGAAGGAACCCCGTGGCTCAAGCTCAATCCGCGCTATGAAGAGATCAATGTGGAACAGGCGCTGGCTGACCCGGATTCGGTATTTTATTATTATCAGAAGCTGATCCGTCTGCGCAAAAACCATCCTGTTATGGTATATGGCGATTATGAGCTGCTGCTGCCGGAGCATGAATACATTTATGCCTATACCCGGACGCTGGAAGGGGAACGGTGGCTGATCTTGTTGAATTTCTGTGACACCCCGCAGACTGTAGATCTCCTGGAGGAACTGAACGCTGTGACTGAAACGATCATCAGCAACTATCCTGAG